GCCGGTCCCTGGCTCCGTCCCAGGTCACCCCCGACGGCCGGGGCCAGGCCGCGCCGAAAAGAGCTTGAAAAAAGAAAAGACTGTGCGTACCCGGCAATACGTGGTAGTCCGCCACATAGAATGACACGCCGTTCATGAGCTGCTTCATGTTCGAACGACAAGCCAGGCTGCGGGCTTGATCCCTCGCTCCCGACAGCGCCGGCACCAGAATCGCCGCCAGCAGCGCCACCACCGCTACGACAATTAGAACCTCCAGCAACGTGAACCCGCGCCGCCACGCCCACGCCCGGGCAAGCCTGTCTCCTCTGAAACCCGCAGCCCCGGTGCGGGACCGGCATCTGGCCGGTCGGACCTGAAACCCAACCCACACTGTCTGAGGATACGTCCTTGTCGGCAACGGTGGCGAACTCTTCGCAGCTATGCAAAACACTTGGGCCATCAGCGTCTGTCTCCCAAACGGCGCAGCGCCGGTTTCAGCATCCGGCGGTTTCCGCTCACCTCGCAAAATCATTATTCTACCTCGTCCCGGTCTGCCCCTGCCAATAGGGCGATTCTCCTGCCGCCGGAATACCACACGGCTTTAGTTTGCGCCGTGCCGACACGACCCGAATCATCGCCATCATCATGGGGAATAATAGTGACAACTCCAGTCACCGAGCCGGGCCACCGATCGGCGATGAGTTGTTCAAGCCATACCACTTGCCTCGCCTGCGGCGGCGGTGTTCATGCCACCAGTTGTCGCCAGGACCTTGTCGCGCCGGCGGAGGCGTCGTCGGCGCGCGGGGTTGAACGCCTCCTCTTCCGGCCGGTGACATTCGCCGAACGGTCATCGGCGAGCAGAACCCGCCTTGACGAGTTTGCTCGCGGAAAGAAACACTCATACAATGCGGCGCTGTGCGCGCCTGGGGGATCACCAAGCTTCTGAGGAGACAACCCTTTGAACCTCTGCGGATCGGCCTGTCGGACGGCCGGTGTGTGCTCGTTCGCCATCCGGACCAGGTCGTTGTTGCCGAGCGCCATCTTCTCGTCGGCTTGGCCCGAATCGAGTCCTCGCACCCGATGGCCACTCCCCGTTCTGCCGACGCCATCGCTCGGGATTGGATGATCATCAACCTTCTGCACATTTCGATGATCGAGCCGCAAAACGGCAATGGACGCCGCAGACGTTCCGGTCGCTCGACGTGATCGGTGGACGAAACCCACCCTACCGTCTCTATGCCCGTCGGCCGGGCTTGTGAGATCACCGTCTCGGGCTACACTGTCAGCCGATGCGAACACGAATCGACCACGCAACGATCATCACCTGCCGCGGAAATGATCCGGTCGTCCTGTCAGACCATTCCGTCGAGTTCTGCGACGGCGTTATCACGGGGGTGGGACCGACCGATCACGTGACTGAAACAAACGGCCGGCCGACGAACCAACCGCCTCCGGAACTCAAGGGACGGCCGCTCGGGACAATCCTGTTGGCGACCGGCAAAGTCACCCAGGAACAGATCCAGGAAGCCCTGCAAATCCAAGGCCAAAGCCACGGCGTCATCGGCCAGGAACTGCTTCACCTCGGCTACGTCAGTGAGGCTGACATCGAGTACGCGCTGTCCATACAGTCCGGCGGTATCTCGCAAGCCGGTACGGCCCGCGCCAACGACCTCACCGTCATCGACGGCCGTGACTGCCTGGTCATTCCCGGGCTGATCAACACCCACCACCACCTTTTCCAGTCACTGACCCGTTGCGCCCCGCACGTACAAAACGCTTGCCTGTTCGACTGGCTCGTCGGGCTGTATCCGCGCTGGCAGCATCTGACCTATGACGCCCTGCACCTGGCCGCTCTGATCACCATCGCGGAGTTGATTCTCAACGGCTGCACGACGACCTCCGATCACATGTATCTGTTCCCACCGGCCAGCGATGTCGCCGCTGAGGCGGTGTTGAGAGCCGCCGAGACCCTGGGCATTCGCATTCATTTCTGCCGGGGCAGCATGACACTCGGACGATCGGCGGGAGGGTTGCCACCCGATGAGTGCGTGGAAACCGACGAGCATGTCCTGGCCGACTCGGTACGAGTTATCGAGCTTTACCACGACCCTTCGCCGCTGGCCATGCGCCGGATCGACCTGGCCCCGTGCGCGCCGTTCAACATCACGCCGGCGTTGCTCGACCAGACCAGGGATCTAGCGGCCGAGCGCGACGTTCTGCTTCACACGCACATCGCCGAGACGCTCGATGAGGAGCGGTATTGCCTGGATCGGTTTGGCGTAAGGCCGCTGGAGTACCTGAGGCAACACCGGTGGCTGGGACCGAACGTCTACCTGGCCCACTGCGTTCATGTGGACGAAGCCGAGATACGCCTGCTCGCAGAAACCTCGACCGGCGTGGCCCATTGCCCCTGCTCGAACATGCGTTTGGGCAGCGGCATCGCGCCGGTTTGCAAGATGCTCGATGCCGGCATTAAGGTAGGCTTGGCTGTCGATGGCAGCAGCAGCAACGACGCCGGCAACCTGCTGGCCGAGGCCCGGCAGGCCCTCCTGCTTCAGCGAGTGGTCAACGGGGCGGGCGCCATGAGTCCCGCGGATGCATTTCGCCTCGCGACGGCCGGAGGTGCGGCGGTCCTGGGACGGCCCAAACTGGGCCGAATCGAGCCCGCTTGCGCTGCCGACTTGGTTTTGTACGATGCCACTGACATCGCGATGGCCGGCGGCGCGGCTCAAGATGCCTTGGGAGCTCTTCTTCTCTGTCAGCCTTCCCGCCCCAAGCGCGTCATTGTAGCAGGCCGGACCCTGGCCCAGGACGGACGCCTCGTCGGGATCGATCAAGCCGGGCTTGCGGCCGATTTCAACCAACTTGTCCGGCAACAATTCACAAACGGATAAGAACCGCTTAGAATAGCCCCGCGTCAGCTTTTGACAAGAGGCACTCGATCATGATTGTTGATTCTCTCAAGAACGCGGATTTGTATAAGACCATTCATCCCCTGTTGCCCAAGGCGATCGATTTCCTTCGGCGTCCCGATCTCGCGACGCTGCCGGCCGGCCGATATCCGATCGACGGCGACCGGCTCTTCGCCTTTGTCTGCGATAATCAGACCAAGCCTGCGAACCAGGGCAAGTGGGAAGCCCACCACAAGTACTGGGATGTTCAGTATGTGGTACGAGGCCGCGAGCGAATGGGATATGCCCGAATGAACGGTGCTTCGATCAGAGAACCTTACAACCCTGAGACGGATCTGGTCTTCTTCAACACCCGCGGCGATTTCTTCGACGTCGAAGAGGGCATGTTCGCCGTCTTTACCCTGCAAGACATTCACATGCCCGGCCTGGCGGTGGAAAAGCCGGAACCCGTGCGCAAGGTGATTGTCAAAGTCGCCCCGTAGCCCTCACCGGACGTGCCCAGCATAGACCTCGTCAGTTCTCGCCGCCATGATGAAATCGTTCCGGTGCAGGCCCTTGATCTTGTGCGTCCACCAGTGCACCGTCACCCGGCCCCATTCCGTCAGAATCGCAGGGTGATGGCCGACCTCCTCCGCCAGGGACGCCACCTGGTCGGTGAAATCAACCGCCCGAGCGAAGTTAGAGAAGGTGTAAACACGCTCCAGCCGCTGCAAGCCGTCACATTCGATGATCCGCCAGTCGGGGATTGCTTTCAACAGATCAAGGCTTTCCGCCCTGGTGACGCACGGCTCGTCTCTACGGCATGCCTCGCACTTCAGTTCAGCCAAGCGCGACATCGTCAACCTCCTTCTTCTATCCGCCGTCCGCAAAGATTCTCATACGCACATCCTCAAACACTTATAGGTCGGCTCTTGAAACTAGACCACGCACAGCAGAACTGCCCGGCGGCACAGGAGGAGCGAGGCGGCATCAAGCCCGGCCGGCAGGACAGACGTTGGTGGTGCGCAAGTGCGGTCCTTCAGCAGCTTTCCAGACCGAGTTCTGTCGTCCTGCCATCCGAACCGAATGATGCCTGCAGGGAAACTGGGGACATGGCGAGGCACAAGCCGGCAGATCAGTCCACGGCCCCCTCGGCCATGAGTCTTCGGATCTTGTCGCGGATCAGCTTGGGCGTCAGCCCCAGCGACTTAAGGGCCTCGTAGCCCACGGAGCCCTTTTCGAGCAGCAGCCCGATCAATAAGTGCTCGGTGGAGACTTCCTTGCTGCCGAAATTGCGGGCCTCTTGAATCGCCTTGGCCATCACATTGCGAAAGTGGGGCGTACCCGGCAAACGCCCGAAAACCCATGTATCCTCAAGGCTGTTCTTGATCAGCCTGTCCACGGCGGCCTTGGTTTTCTCCTCACTGGCACCCACCTCCGCCAGCACTTGACCCGAGAGCCCTTCCCTCTCTCGGGCGATCGCTAGAAGCAGATGTTCCGTGCCCACGTACTCCTGCTCA
The Phycisphaerae bacterium DNA segment above includes these coding regions:
- a CDS encoding 4a-hydroxytetrahydrobiopterin dehydratase encodes the protein MSRLAELKCEACRRDEPCVTRAESLDLLKAIPDWRIIECDGLQRLERVYTFSNFARAVDFTDQVASLAEEVGHHPAILTEWGRVTVHWWTHKIKGLHRNDFIMAARTDEVYAGHVR
- a CDS encoding 8-oxoguanine deaminase, with the translated sequence MRTRIDHATIITCRGNDPVVLSDHSVEFCDGVITGVGPTDHVTETNGRPTNQPPPELKGRPLGTILLATGKVTQEQIQEALQIQGQSHGVIGQELLHLGYVSEADIEYALSIQSGGISQAGTARANDLTVIDGRDCLVIPGLINTHHHLFQSLTRCAPHVQNACLFDWLVGLYPRWQHLTYDALHLAALITIAELILNGCTTTSDHMYLFPPASDVAAEAVLRAAETLGIRIHFCRGSMTLGRSAGGLPPDECVETDEHVLADSVRVIELYHDPSPLAMRRIDLAPCAPFNITPALLDQTRDLAAERDVLLHTHIAETLDEERYCLDRFGVRPLEYLRQHRWLGPNVYLAHCVHVDEAEIRLLAETSTGVAHCPCSNMRLGSGIAPVCKMLDAGIKVGLAVDGSSSNDAGNLLAEARQALLLQRVVNGAGAMSPADAFRLATAGGAAVLGRPKLGRIEPACAADLVLYDATDIAMAGGAAQDALGALLLCQPSRPKRVIVAGRTLAQDGRLVGIDQAGLAADFNQLVRQQFTNG
- a CDS encoding Clp protease N-terminal domain-containing protein, producing the protein MYERLDKGLERVIKVAHEIAREYEQEYVGTEHLLLAIAREREGLSGQVLAEVGASEEKTKAAVDRLIKNSLEDTWVFGRLPGTPHFRNVMAKAIQEARNFGSKEVSTEHLLIGLLLEKGSVGYEALKSLGLTPKLIRDKIRRLMAEGAVD
- a CDS encoding YhcH/YjgK/YiaL family protein gives rise to the protein MIVDSLKNADLYKTIHPLLPKAIDFLRRPDLATLPAGRYPIDGDRLFAFVCDNQTKPANQGKWEAHHKYWDVQYVVRGRERMGYARMNGASIREPYNPETDLVFFNTRGDFFDVEEGMFAVFTLQDIHMPGLAVEKPEPVRKVIVKVAP